A genomic segment from Spinacia oleracea cultivar Varoflay chromosome 3, BTI_SOV_V1, whole genome shotgun sequence encodes:
- the LOC110796550 gene encoding uncharacterized protein — protein sequence MDLEAAGEARLLQLNELDELRFEAYENHRLYKVQTKKFHDKMIQKREFNVGDKVLLYNSRLRLFPGKLKSRWSGAFTITGAKEHGAIEVASENGTKFKVNGQRLKLYTEGAFIGKLETIYLSDPPIDA from the coding sequence ATGGATTTAGAAGCGGCCGGTGAAGCAAGACTTCTTCAATTGAATGAGCTAGATGAACTTCGGTTTGAAGCTTACGAGAATCATAGGCTCTATAAGGTGCAAACGAAGAAGTTTCATGATAAAATGATCCAAAAACGAGAGTTCAATGTCGGTGATAAGGTCTTGCTTTACAATTCACGACTACGGCTTTTCCCAGGAAAGCTTAAGTCTAGATGGTCCGGGGCTTTTACTATCACCGGAGCCAAAGAACATGGAGCTATTGAGGTCGCTAGTGAAAATGGTACCAAGTTCAAAGTGAACGGTCAACGTTTGAAGCTATACACTGAGGGAGCGTTTATCGGAAAATTGGAGACGATCTATCTCTCCGATCCACCCATCGACGCTTGA